A region of Culicoides brevitarsis isolate CSIRO-B50_1 chromosome 1, AGI_CSIRO_Cbre_v1, whole genome shotgun sequence DNA encodes the following proteins:
- the LOC134834165 gene encoding homeobox protein extradenticle isoform X1, whose translation MEAHNMAHGGLMPPQGYNMGGDNVSDNDPRKQDIAEILQQIMNITDQSLDEAQARKHTLNCHRMKPVLFAVLCEIKEKTVLSLRNTQEEDPPDPQLMRLDNMLIAEGVAGPEKGGGVNAAASASAATDNSPFPDSYSSDLGGDNAIEHSDYRAKLAQIRQIYHQELEKYEQACSEFTTHVMNLLREQSRTRPITPKEIERMVQIIHRKFSSIQMQLKQSTCEAVMILRSRFLDARRKRRNFSKQASEILNEYFYSHLSNPYPSEEAKEELARKCGITVSQVSNWFGNKRIRYKKNIGKAQEEANLYAAKKAAGASPYSMGGPPSGAATPMMSPAPTQDGMGYGMGGGYDQQQGYDGSMGYDPMGHQDLSP comes from the exons ATGGAAGCTCACAATATGGCACATGGCGGTTTGATGCCGCCCCAAGGATATAACATGGGAGGCGACAATGTCTCGGACAATGACCCACGCAAGCAGGATATCGCCgaaattttgcaacaaattaTGAATATCACAGATCAGAGCTTGGATGAGGCACAAGCGAGAAAACATACGCTCAATTGTCACAGAATGAAGCCGGTGTTGTTTGCCgttttgtgtgaaattaaGGAAAAGACTG TTTTGTCACTTCGCAACACACAAGAGGAAGATCCCCCAGATCCGCAATTGATGCGTTTGGACAACATGCTGATCGCAGAGGGCGTTGCTGGTCCCGAAAAGGGCGGCGGCGTAAATGCTGCCGCTTCCGCATCTGCCGCCACGG acaatTCCCCGTTTCCAGATTCGTATTCGTCGGATTTGGGAGGCGACAATGCCATCGAGCACTCCGATTATCGTGCCAAGTTGGCGCAAATCCGACAAATTTACCATCAGGAGTTGGAAAAGTACGAGCAGGCATGCAGCGAGTTTACGACGCACGTCATGAATTTGTTGCGCGAACAAAGTCGCACGCGTCCCATTACGCCGAAGGAAATTGAGCGCATGGTGCAAATTATCCATCGGAAATTCAGCTCGATTCAGATGCAATTGAAGCAGTCGACTTGCGAGGCGGTTATGATTTTGCGTTCGCGTTTCTTGGATGCGCGTCGGAAGAGACGTAACTTTAGCAAACAGGCGTCGGAGATCTTGAACGAATACTTCTACAGTCACCTAAGCAATCCGTATCCGTCGGAGGAGGCGAAGGAGGAGCTCGCACGCAAATGTGGCATTAcc gTTTCGCAAGTTTCCAATTGGTTCGGCAACAAGCGAATTCGCTACAAGAAGAACATTGGCAAAGCGCAGGAAGAAGCCAACTTGTATGCCGCCAAGAAAGCCGCTGGCGCATCGCCATATTCCATGGGAGGTCCTCCAAGCGGAGCTGCTACCCCAATGATGTCACCTGCACCCACGCAAGACGGCATGGGCTACGGAATGGGCGGCGGCTACGACCAACAACAAGGTTACGACGGCAGCATGGGATACGATCCGATGGGCCATCAAGATTTGAGTCCCTGA
- the LOC134834165 gene encoding homeobox protein extradenticle isoform X2 has product MEAHNMAHGGLMPPQGYNMGGDNVSDNDPRKQDIAEILQQIMNITDQSLDEAQARKHTLNCHRMKPVLFAVLCEIKEKTVLSLRNTQEEDPPDPQLMRLDNMLIAEGVAGPEKGGGVNAAASASAATDSYSSDLGGDNAIEHSDYRAKLAQIRQIYHQELEKYEQACSEFTTHVMNLLREQSRTRPITPKEIERMVQIIHRKFSSIQMQLKQSTCEAVMILRSRFLDARRKRRNFSKQASEILNEYFYSHLSNPYPSEEAKEELARKCGITVSQVSNWFGNKRIRYKKNIGKAQEEANLYAAKKAAGASPYSMGGPPSGAATPMMSPAPTQDGMGYGMGGGYDQQQGYDGSMGYDPMGHQDLSP; this is encoded by the exons ATGGAAGCTCACAATATGGCACATGGCGGTTTGATGCCGCCCCAAGGATATAACATGGGAGGCGACAATGTCTCGGACAATGACCCACGCAAGCAGGATATCGCCgaaattttgcaacaaattaTGAATATCACAGATCAGAGCTTGGATGAGGCACAAGCGAGAAAACATACGCTCAATTGTCACAGAATGAAGCCGGTGTTGTTTGCCgttttgtgtgaaattaaGGAAAAGACTG TTTTGTCACTTCGCAACACACAAGAGGAAGATCCCCCAGATCCGCAATTGATGCGTTTGGACAACATGCTGATCGCAGAGGGCGTTGCTGGTCCCGAAAAGGGCGGCGGCGTAAATGCTGCCGCTTCCGCATCTGCCGCCACGG ATTCGTATTCGTCGGATTTGGGAGGCGACAATGCCATCGAGCACTCCGATTATCGTGCCAAGTTGGCGCAAATCCGACAAATTTACCATCAGGAGTTGGAAAAGTACGAGCAGGCATGCAGCGAGTTTACGACGCACGTCATGAATTTGTTGCGCGAACAAAGTCGCACGCGTCCCATTACGCCGAAGGAAATTGAGCGCATGGTGCAAATTATCCATCGGAAATTCAGCTCGATTCAGATGCAATTGAAGCAGTCGACTTGCGAGGCGGTTATGATTTTGCGTTCGCGTTTCTTGGATGCGCGTCGGAAGAGACGTAACTTTAGCAAACAGGCGTCGGAGATCTTGAACGAATACTTCTACAGTCACCTAAGCAATCCGTATCCGTCGGAGGAGGCGAAGGAGGAGCTCGCACGCAAATGTGGCATTAcc gTTTCGCAAGTTTCCAATTGGTTCGGCAACAAGCGAATTCGCTACAAGAAGAACATTGGCAAAGCGCAGGAAGAAGCCAACTTGTATGCCGCCAAGAAAGCCGCTGGCGCATCGCCATATTCCATGGGAGGTCCTCCAAGCGGAGCTGCTACCCCAATGATGTCACCTGCACCCACGCAAGACGGCATGGGCTACGGAATGGGCGGCGGCTACGACCAACAACAAGGTTACGACGGCAGCATGGGATACGATCCGATGGGCCATCAAGATTTGAGTCCCTGA
- the LOC134837786 gene encoding barH-like 2 homeobox protein — protein MDSNKSFLIRDIIGDLINNRPTDSIQTDLSDDENVEIDIEDRSSPESNPDIRFPFPSHQLNHQEIVTTSSDIPGITKGRKPRRRRTAFTHTQLAYLERKFRCQKYLSVADRSDVADALNLSETQVKTWYQNRRTKWKRQNQLRLEQLRHQASLEKEYAATDGQSSIPCCPTSNYGPNPCNFLSTAAAAAIFRNVTYVHGGCQL, from the exons atggattcaaataaatcatttttgataaGAGACATAATTGgggatttaattaataatagaC cAACTGACAGCATACAAACAGATTTATCGGATGACGAAAACGTGGAAATAGACATTGAAGATCGCTCAAGTCCCGAATCAAATCCCGATATCCGTTTCCCATTTCCGAGTCACCAATTGAATCATCAGGAAATTGTGACGACAAGTTCAGACATTCCTGGCATTACTAAAGGAAGAAAACCGCGAAGACGACGAACTGCCTTTACTCACACACAATTGGCGTATTTGGAGCGAAAATTTCGATGTCAAAAGTATCTTTCGGTAGCGGATCGAAGTGATGTCGCGGATGCTTTAAATTTGTCCGAGACGCAAGTCAAGACTTGGTATCAGAATCGAAg aactaAATGGAAACGTCAAAACCAATTGAGGTTAGAACAGTTAAGACATCAAGCGTCACTCGAAAAGGAATATGCAGCGACGGATG GTCAATCTTCCATCCCATGTTGTCCAACCTCGAATTATGGTCCAAATCCGTGCAATTTTCTATCTACCGCTGCAGCTGCCGCCATTTTTCGAAATGTCACGTATGTGCATGGGGGTTGCCAATtgtaa
- the LOC134826935 gene encoding leucine-rich repeat-containing protein 15-like codes for MKTEVIVLLVFATLLQLPRLVRGCQLQNSEDRKTTRAFNCLENDENSLILEENYPETTILNFRPNASSIKTFPSTIFEKFSKLESIVMSSVGLENIERGSFHAAGSLKMLNLEKNRLQKIIDESFQGARALKLLKLNKNNISSIEEKAFSGLESLTELDLSRNDIEFLPENVFRDISTLEKVDLSFNKLQTVPKNVFSSSPNLKSIKIFKNYLHTFDVNLASDRTFCYLNVDNNSINYFSLTFTRLIEATSDDIDCTLYGIHASHNEIQHFYVSRESTAVNLIAINGNRLKNLQNVTLLPALTKLDIGNNPELAEDALNDGLKLSRGIQSLSLKELNLTRLDPEVFLKLSKLTELDLSKNQLTNLDLNVFPDGLTDFYKLNLANNHLTSLDVEKLQEKFPNLTFLNIKGNQFTRNQLKSILEALKNVTVIQ; via the exons ATGAAAACGGAAGTTATTGTACTTTTagt attCGCAACACTTTTGCAACTCCCACGCCTCGTCAGAGGTTGTCAACTACAAAATTCTGAAGACCGAAAGACAACACGAGCCTTCAATTGTCTCGAAAATGACGAAAACTCAttaattttggaagaaaattatCCAGAAACAACAATTTTGAACTTTCGCCCAAACGCTTCTTCCATAAAAACATTCCCATCAacgatttttgagaaattttcaaagttggAATCAATTGTCATGAGTTCAGTTGGCCTTGAGAACATCGAAAGAGGAAGTTTTCATGCTGCTggatcattaaaaatgttaaatttggagaaaaatcGCTTACAAAAGATCATCGATGAAAGTTTTCAAGGAGCTCGAGCcttaaaattgctaaaattaaacaaaaataacatttcatCAATCGAGGAAAAGGCTTTTAGTGGTTTAGAATCACTTACGGAGCTGGATTTGAGTCGAAATGACATCGAATTTTTACCTGAAAACGTTTTTCGTGACATTTCAACTTTGGAAAAAGTTGATTTGAGCTTCAATAAGCTTCAAACAGTGCCAAAAAATGTCTTCAGCTCATCGCCAAACctgaaatcgataaaaattttcaaaaattatcttcaCACATTCGATGTAAATCTCGCATCTGATCGTACTTTCTGCTACTTGAACGTCGACAACaactcaattaattatttttcgttaaccTTCACCCGATTGATTGAAGCAACATCTGATGACATCGACTGTACACTTTACGGAATTCATGCATCGCACAACGAAATCCAACATTTTTACGTGTCGCGCGAGTCAACAGCCGTTAATTTGATTGCCATCAATGGCAATCGCTTGAAAAACTTGCAAAACGTGACTTTGCTCCCGGCATTGACCAAACTCGACATTGGCAACAACCCGGAATTGGCTGAAGATGCTTTAAATGATGGTTTGAAACTCTCCCGAGGAATTCAAAGTCTTTCGTTGAAAGAACTGAACTTGACGAGATTAGATCCTgaagtttttcttaaactcTCGAAGCTAACTGAACtggatttatcgaaaaatcaattaacgAACCTCGATTTGAACGTTTTTCCTGATGGATTGACGGATTTTTACAAGTTGAACTTGGCAAATAATCATTTAACATCCCTCGATGTCGAAAAATTGCAGGAAAAATTTccgaatttaacttttttgaacataaaaggCAATCAGTTCACACGAAATCAGTTGAAAAGCATCCTCGAAGCGTTGAAAAATGTGACAGTGATTCAATAA
- the LOC134836860 gene encoding exosome complex component RRP4: MDEKMTCNVNIRLASDRVDSGLLADYTAPRLFTPGENIILQEGFMKGHGTFSQDEHIKASVAGVMEKVNKLISIKPLKSRYVGEIGDVVVARVLEVQQKRWKVDTNSRLDSTLLLSSINLPGGELRRRGVEDEQSMRKFLQEGDLISAEVQNVMSDGTLSLHTRSLKYGKLGQGTMVKVFPSLVKRRKTHFHNLPCGASIILGNNGYIWIAPTTPTEEESSGGFTQNLNEVVARADRETIARLRNCVLALAKCKMILFDTSILYAFEESMKYEIHELLNQEAILDVALATKHRLRLLDE; the protein is encoded by the exons atggatgaaaaaatgACCTGCAACGTCAATATCCGACTCGCTTCCGATCGAGTTGACTCAGGACTTCTCGCGGATTACACTGCGCCTCGCTTATTCACGCCCGGAGAAAATATTATCCTGCAAGAAGGGTTCAtgaa AGGTCACGGAACATTCTCCCAAGATGAGCACATCAAGGCATCCGTAGCCGGCGTGATGGAAAAAGTGAACAAGCTGATCTCGATAAAGCCGCTCAAAAGTCGCTATGTCGGCGAAATCGGCGATGTTGTTGTCGCTCGCGTTCTTGAAGTGCAACAAAAACGCTGGAAAGTCGACACAAACTCGCGTCTCGACTCAACTTTGCTGCTTTCCTCAATTAACTTGCCGGGCGGCGAATTGCGGCGTCGTGGCGTCGAAGACGAACAAAGTATGCGAAAATTCCTGCAAGAAGGCGACTTAATTTCCGCCGAAGTGCAAAATGTCATGAGTGACGGCACGTTGTCGCTGCATACGCGCAGCTTGAAATACGGAAAACTCGGGCAAGGCACGATGGTGAAAGTTTTTCCGTCGCTCGTGAAGCGTCGCAAGACACATTTTCACAATTTGCCGTGCGGCGCATCGATTATTTTGGGCAATAACGGGTATATTTGGATTGCACCGACGACGCCGACGGAAGAAGAGAGCTCCGGAGGCTTTACACAGAACTTGAATGAAGTCGTGGCGAGGGCAGATCGTGAGACAATCGCGAGATTAAGGAATTGTGTGCTCGCATTGGCGAAATGCAAGATGATTTTGTTCGATACGAGCATTTTGTATGCCTTTGAGGAGAGTATGAAGTACGAAATTCACGAGTTGCTGAACCAGGAGGCGATTTTGGATGTCGCGTTGGCGACGAAACATCGATTGAGACTGTtggatgaataa
- the LOC134838302 gene encoding uncharacterized protein LOC134838302 has product MRPLVTLKPDYEIALRSKLPAVTSKMLQNYFLRAENFEDAADEAFDDRNVGYVQLQRKTEKCSIFGKIVTLVDGIPDYFPQEVLVDEKKQEIETVSCFMCKKDACSHALAFLFWLHRHSQPMKMAEDACYWMESLVEYELTLYIVPVKQIFQLPVEKSGVTGDVDAFLKDITQLIKDKDIKCPLGRYLCKKKKYNFTSMHELILDATRNTHSWEQFLKAASDALTLDARRTIRENTKYRYNDPTLYLEMRYGRISSAKVFDCMSKQVPFEKLYEKIMGFHKEEDTIEQNRKRRIELNVRQQLEFFAKVQYENPGLFLDPEFPLICVIPDGICENHIVEIKCPATEEEMSRFMSGGEQLSPKYYTEMQVQMYVTGKEASVVCVADPQFEENKNIYIQTVALDREYARNAMQKAQEYWRNFIFPYELTKWCVERDGASKGALPPLEMLKHLDPKREKDDEISVSETEITEVVINGVPTVVVDESLNKPNGVSGDEKMEIDENKKTNEEILVENKQKLAENDKNSNKEEESLKKNDETSEILMETEENLNKNEEKLTEIDANPKENDQTVTEID; this is encoded by the exons ATGAGACCACTTGTTACTCTAAAACCCGATTACGAGATCGCTCTTCGCTCGAAATTGCCGGCTGTAACATCCAAAATGCTCCAAAACTACTTTCTGCGTGCAGAAAATTTCGAAGATGCCGCTGACGAAGCATTTGATGATCGAAATG ttGGTTACGTACAATTACAACGAAAGACCGAAAAATGTTCCATTTTCGGCAAAATTGTCACTTTGGTCGATGGAATTCCAGATTATTTCCCGCAAGAAGTCCTCGTTGACGAGAAAAAGCAGGAAATTGAGACTGTTTCGTGTTTCATGTGCAAGAAAGATGCCTGTTCTCATGCGTTGGCGTTCCTTTTCTGGCTCCATCGTCACAGTCAACCCATGAAAATGGCAGAAGATGCGTGTTATTGGATGGAATCCTTGGTCGAGTACGAATTAACGCTTTATATCGTGCCcgttaagcaaatttttcagCTTCCAGTCGAGAAATCCGGAGTCACAGGCGATGTTGATGCATTTTTGAAGGACATTACGCAACTTATCAAGGACAAAGATATCAAATGTCCCCTTGGACGGTACTTgtgcaagaagaaaaagtacAATTTCACCTCGATGCACGAATTAATTCTCGATGCCACACGAAACACGCACAGTTGGGAGCAATTTTTAAAGGCAGCAAGTGACGCATTGACTTTAGATGCCCGCAGAACCATCCGAGAGAACACAAAATATCGCTACAACGACCCGACTTTGTATCTGGAAATGCGTTACGGTCGCATTAGCAGCGCCAAAGTGTTCGATTGCATGTCGAAACAGGTCCCTTTTGAGaaattatacgaaaaaatcATGGGATTTCACAAGGAAGAAGACACAATCGAGCAAAATCGGAAACGCCGCATTGAATTAAACGTCCGCCAACAACTCGAATTCTTCGCAAAAGTGCAATACGAGAACCCAGGCCTCTTCCTGGACCCCGAATTTCCTCTAATCTGCGTCATTCCGGATGGAATTTGCGAAAATCACATCGTTGAAATTAAATGCCCGGCAACGGAAGAGGAAATGTCGCGTTTTATGTCGGGCGGCGAGCAACTTTCGCCGAAATATTACACAGAAATGCAAGTTCAGATGTACGTTACGGGCAAAGAAGCGAGCGTTGTGTGCGTTGCCGATCCCCAATTCgaggaaaacaaaaatatttacatccaAACAGTCGCTCTGGATCGTGAATATGCGAGAAATGCCATGCAAAAAGCCCAAGAATATtggcgaaattttatttttccttacgAATTGACAAAATGGTGTGTTGAACGCGATGGAGCAAGCAAAGGAGCCTTACCGCCCTTGGAAATGTTGAAACATTTGGATCCAAAACGCGAGAAAGATGATGAAATTTCCGTTTCGGAGACAGAAATTACCGAAGTAGTGATTAATGGAGTACCGACAGTTGTCGTGGATGAGAGTTTGAACAAGCCAAATGGCGTTTCGGGTgacgaaaaaatggaaattgatGAGAATAAGAAGACGAACGAAGAGATTTTGgtagaaaataaacaaaaattggcagaaaatgataaaaactcGAACAAAGAGGAGGaaagtttgaagaaaaatgatgaaacaagtgaaattttgatggaaactgaagagaatttaaacaaaaatgaagagaaattGACAGAAATTGATGCAAATCCAAAGGAAAATGATCAAACTGTGACTGAAATAGATTAA